A single window of Streptomyces aquilus DNA harbors:
- a CDS encoding AAA family ATPase, producing MLFPTAGTPTTGGAVNDWWIYKGDGPAPDRLDRLAAHQPPWRVFDGEIDTDHVVPSLSTADRERGAGYIADDAEIDLVNTALHLRRPLLVTGVPGVGKSTLAYSVAEDLGLGPVLRWPVTSRTTLRDGLYRYDALRRLEDANLRRLEQPAPDAEPHDTIGRYLQLGPLGTAFLPAERPRVLLIDEIDKGDIDLPGDLLTVLDEGRFDIPELVRMSETAPRVSVGTEDQSGTAWITGGRVRCHAFPVVVLTSNGEREFPPAFLRRCIRLNLPLPNERKLHRILVQRIGQEAADEARAPGGVIDTFLARRNTGELATDQLLNAVQLRLAGAWTAPEDLADLAEATMHRLSGPDAR from the coding sequence GACACCCACGACCGGAGGTGCCGTGAACGACTGGTGGATCTACAAGGGGGACGGCCCGGCCCCCGACCGGCTCGACCGGCTCGCCGCGCACCAGCCGCCCTGGCGCGTCTTCGACGGCGAGATCGACACGGACCACGTGGTGCCCTCCCTGTCCACCGCGGACAGGGAGCGCGGCGCCGGATACATCGCCGACGACGCCGAGATCGACCTCGTCAACACCGCGCTCCACCTGCGCCGCCCGCTGCTCGTCACGGGCGTCCCCGGTGTCGGCAAGTCCACTCTCGCCTACAGCGTCGCCGAGGACCTCGGCCTCGGGCCGGTGCTGCGCTGGCCCGTCACCAGCCGCACCACACTGCGAGACGGGCTGTACCGGTACGACGCCCTGCGCCGACTGGAGGACGCCAACCTGCGACGCCTGGAACAGCCGGCGCCCGACGCCGAGCCTCACGACACCATCGGCCGCTACCTCCAGCTCGGCCCGCTCGGCACCGCCTTCCTGCCCGCCGAACGCCCCAGGGTCCTGCTTATCGACGAGATCGACAAGGGCGACATCGATCTGCCGGGCGACCTGCTGACCGTTCTGGACGAGGGGCGCTTCGACATTCCCGAACTGGTCCGGATGTCCGAGACCGCCCCGCGGGTCTCCGTCGGTACGGAGGACCAGTCGGGCACGGCATGGATCACCGGCGGCCGGGTGCGCTGTCACGCCTTCCCCGTGGTCGTCCTGACCAGCAACGGGGAACGGGAGTTCCCGCCCGCCTTTCTCCGCAGGTGCATCCGGCTCAATCTGCCCCTGCCGAACGAGAGGAAGCTGCACCGCATCCTGGTCCAGCGCATCGGTCAGGAGGCCGCCGACGAGGCGCGGGCCCCGGGCGGCGTCATCGACACCTTCCTGGCCCGGCGCAACACCGGAGAGCTGGCGACCGACCAGCTGCTCAACGCCGTCCAGCTGCGCCTGGCGGGCGCCTGGACGGCGCCGGAGGACCTCGCCGACCTGGCCGAGGCGACCATGCACCGGCTGAGCGGTCCGGACGCCCGGTGA
- a CDS encoding acyltransferase translates to MNVRIQPTAQVDETATIGEGTTVWDLAQIREDARLGGGCIVGRGAYVGPGVRIGDNVKLQNYALVYEPAVLADGVFVGPAAVFTNDYFPRSVDTEGKLKRGGDWEAVAVTVAEGASIGARSVCVAPVNIGRWALVAAGAVVTKDVPDFALVAGVPARRIGWVGRAGVRLVERDPGTWECPQTGGLYDEKDGELVERA, encoded by the coding sequence ATGAACGTCAGAATCCAGCCCACCGCCCAGGTCGACGAGACGGCCACGATCGGCGAGGGGACGACGGTCTGGGATCTGGCCCAGATCCGGGAGGACGCCCGGCTGGGCGGCGGATGCATCGTGGGCCGGGGCGCCTACGTCGGCCCGGGCGTACGGATCGGCGACAACGTGAAGCTACAGAACTACGCGTTGGTGTACGAACCGGCCGTGCTCGCGGACGGGGTGTTCGTCGGCCCGGCGGCCGTGTTCACCAACGACTACTTCCCCCGTTCCGTGGACACCGAGGGGAAGCTGAAGCGCGGCGGTGACTGGGAGGCCGTGGCCGTCACCGTGGCCGAAGGGGCCTCCATCGGGGCGCGTTCGGTCTGTGTGGCGCCGGTCAACATCGGTCGTTGGGCGTTGGTCGCGGCGGGGGCCGTGGTGACCAAGGACGTTCCGGACTTCGCACTCGTGGCGGGTGTGCCGGCGCGCCGGATCGGCTGGGTCGGGCGGGCCGGCGTACGCCTGGTGGAGCGCGATCCGGGCACGTGGGAGTGCCCTCAGACGGGCGGGCTGTACGACGAGAAGGACGGCGAACTCGTCGAGCGCGCATGA
- a CDS encoding SDR family oxidoreductase: MTPTPDQPVVVTGATGRLGGRVARILAERGTEQRLLVRSPERAPALPGATAVRAEYVDHDAVVRGLAGASTVFMVSASESADRLAEHRTFVDAAVAAGVRHLVYVSFFGAAPDATFTLARDHFHTEEHIRATGLAYTFLRDNMYADFVPALVGEDGVVRGPAGDGRAAFVAQDDIAEAAAAVLARPDDHAGAVYDLTGPESLSLAEAAAILTEVGGRTVAYHPETVEEAYDSRASYGAPPWQVDAWVSTYTAIAAGELDGVSDAVPRLIGRPATPLADVVRSAEG; this comes from the coding sequence ATGACCCCAACGCCGGACCAGCCAGTTGTCGTCACCGGCGCCACAGGTCGCCTCGGTGGGCGGGTCGCCCGCATCCTCGCCGAGCGGGGCACCGAACAGCGGCTTCTCGTGCGCAGCCCCGAGCGGGCGCCCGCGCTTCCCGGTGCCACCGCGGTCCGGGCGGAGTACGTCGATCACGACGCCGTCGTGCGCGGTCTCGCCGGCGCCTCCACCGTGTTCATGGTGTCCGCGTCCGAGAGCGCCGACCGGCTCGCCGAGCACAGGACGTTCGTGGACGCCGCCGTCGCGGCCGGAGTACGGCATCTCGTCTACGTCTCCTTCTTCGGCGCGGCACCCGACGCCACGTTCACGCTGGCCCGCGACCACTTCCACACCGAGGAGCACATCCGCGCCACCGGGCTGGCCTACACGTTCCTGCGGGACAACATGTACGCCGACTTCGTGCCGGCCCTGGTGGGCGAGGACGGGGTCGTCCGGGGCCCGGCCGGTGACGGGCGGGCGGCGTTCGTCGCCCAGGACGACATCGCGGAGGCCGCCGCGGCGGTCCTGGCCCGGCCGGACGACCACGCCGGTGCGGTGTACGACCTCACCGGTCCGGAGTCCCTGTCGCTCGCGGAGGCCGCGGCGATCCTCACCGAGGTGGGCGGCCGCACGGTCGCCTATCACCCGGAGACGGTCGAGGAGGCCTACGACTCCCGTGCCTCCTACGGCGCCCCGCCCTGGCAGGTCGACGCGTGGGTGTCGACGTACACGGCGATCGCGGCCGGTGAACTCGACGGGGTCAGCGACGCCGTGCCCCGCCTCATCGGCCGGCCCGCCACGCCCCTCGCGGACGTCGTCCGGTCGGCGGAGGGCTGA
- a CDS encoding WecB/TagA/CpsF family glycosyltransferase translates to MSGRQTLFGVELDPLTMDQTVERCLEAVRDGRQLEIGVVNAAKLVNMRRDERLAKAVSGCDLVLADGQAVVWAGRVLKAPLPERVAGIDLFLRLLAEAETAGVSVYFLGAKEEVLEEMVRRVAARFPGLKVAGHRNGYFDDSEQAGIADAIAESGAQMLFLGMTSPKKEIFTAAYGERTGARVVHGVGGSFDILAGITKRAPAIWQRWGLEWLYRVLQEPRRLGRRYLTTNAAFLLMTARERFRLTPSTAPANRSH, encoded by the coding sequence ATGAGCGGGCGTCAGACCCTGTTCGGGGTCGAGCTGGACCCGTTGACCATGGACCAGACCGTCGAGCGCTGCCTCGAAGCGGTGCGGGACGGCAGGCAGTTGGAGATCGGCGTGGTCAACGCCGCGAAGCTGGTCAACATGCGGCGGGACGAGCGGCTCGCCAAGGCGGTGTCCGGCTGCGATCTGGTCCTCGCCGACGGACAGGCCGTGGTGTGGGCCGGGCGGGTACTGAAGGCCCCGCTGCCGGAGCGGGTGGCGGGGATCGACCTGTTCCTGCGGCTGCTGGCCGAGGCGGAGACGGCGGGCGTGTCGGTGTACTTCCTCGGCGCCAAGGAGGAGGTGCTGGAGGAGATGGTGCGGCGGGTGGCCGCGCGTTTCCCCGGCCTGAAGGTGGCCGGTCACCGCAACGGCTACTTCGACGACTCCGAGCAGGCGGGCATCGCCGACGCGATCGCCGAGAGCGGCGCCCAGATGCTCTTCCTCGGCATGACCTCGCCGAAGAAGGAGATCTTCACGGCCGCCTACGGGGAGCGCACCGGGGCCCGTGTGGTGCACGGCGTCGGCGGCTCCTTCGACATCCTGGCCGGCATCACCAAGCGGGCCCCCGCCATCTGGCAGCGCTGGGGCCTGGAGTGGCTCTACCGCGTGCTCCAGGAGCCGCGCCGCCTGGGCCGGCGCTACCTCACCACCAATGCTGCCTTCCTCCTCATGACGGCGCGCGAGCGTTTCCGGCTCACCCCGTCGACCGCTCCCGCGAACAGGAGTCACTGA
- the fxsT gene encoding FxSxx-COOH system tetratricopeptide repeat protein has translation MISDLLPLLAWGGVDDPTPEELADILWLAQRVLTRDHRAPAQADTRADADPPSPPLPVPEQPAGPEPQNAEPHRSRQEAPSSDGEPVLDLHLPTNVPESPGEAPTGTALDVPAAASLPNTLALARALKPLTRKVASRTVFELDEEATVTRLVDEHILLPVLRPAPTRWLSLALVVDCGPSMSLWRDEVHEVQHDVVRLGAFRDIRRWNLFPSPDGTTVGLRPHPAADRPARHPREVVDPAGDQLILVLSDTVGAMWRSGAAHRLLTDWARHSQVAVVHLLPAALWNRVGMTPSPTLVHIPRLGLPNSQWQVADPERPPAEGVPMGVPVPVVELEPGPLRGWAEMTAGSGRWARSSALLLPGVPTGAPPRPFTRRAPVTARDTIRRFRASSSPAAWRLAGLLSARSTLTVPMARLVQRALLRDSSRGDLAEVFLGGILRRVVEPEGAHMGGLLTFEFQPEVREALLGAQFRDDVEAVRELVRAEVTAYLKPRFGSPRSVKGAVTGVAGRGAAVRVDGEAIATASRADVARMGASSETEEAAAGSTPTLVISHAGADRVWAEWVGRQLERAGYAVRLALWDPGAQEDLVEQMNALFRGGHAVLALFSPAYFRWRRWNDAETAGVLGEEGRFASVMVEGVRSLSEDLRRQVRASLHGLDEGAAAAAVVTAAKGLVARAFPAPTAPSQPAFPDSTPRVWRNVPPRNPHFAGREELLREVRENLADGHGGRAHALHGIVGVGKTEIASEYVHRFASQYEIVWWVDAQLDRLPLQFAELAHRLVSPAPLDDSIKTAALAGLHHLRTRERWLIVLDNADDPELLDGWVPFGGGHVLITSRNPSWQALGSGSAVEVLPRADSCRCLQSLDPRLADDQASAIADTLGDLPLALAQAAQVLTEGMSARQYLALIRKNATPVMKQGASARNPETLVRILDTLIAGLASEHPEAADLLRLTAYFAAAPIPLDWLGAVSGQVRTLQRRGLADGDGPLLRIHTLTRRYLRHRITKTEAAELRSRVTTILAGVDPGDPDDPVSWTGWAVLQPHRTGRPAADVTELFDRPGPLIASVRYLLRTGQVREAVKVCAKFHSRCSGTLGADHPDTLAWVTYLARATTMSGACEEGRQLHEQVRQQRIRILGEDHPDTLTTTHDLANALIALGHYAKARRLHNDTLRRRRRVLGEDHPDTLTSANSLANALRGLGKQPEARRLLEDTLERRRRLLGMHHLDTLTTASNLANSLRGLGDLDEARRLHEEVLGLRRRVLGEDHPATIASAHHLGVTLYRLQLHDDAEALLKETLERCELTLGADHPSTASTKKALITVFMATDRRDEVHALLGPTASLTPPSR, from the coding sequence GTGATCTCGGACCTCCTGCCGCTGCTGGCCTGGGGCGGGGTGGACGATCCCACGCCCGAAGAGCTCGCGGACATCCTGTGGCTGGCGCAGCGGGTGCTCACGCGGGACCACCGGGCGCCGGCGCAGGCCGACACCCGGGCGGACGCGGATCCCCCGTCGCCGCCGCTGCCGGTGCCCGAGCAGCCGGCAGGACCCGAGCCACAGAACGCCGAGCCGCACCGGAGCCGGCAAGAGGCCCCGTCCTCCGACGGCGAACCCGTCCTCGACCTCCATCTCCCGACGAACGTGCCGGAGTCCCCCGGCGAGGCCCCAACCGGTACCGCCCTCGACGTCCCGGCCGCCGCCTCCCTGCCGAACACCCTGGCGCTGGCGCGGGCGTTGAAGCCGCTCACCCGTAAGGTCGCGTCCCGGACGGTCTTCGAACTGGACGAGGAAGCCACCGTCACCCGACTGGTCGACGAGCACATCCTGCTGCCCGTCCTGCGCCCGGCTCCGACGCGATGGCTGAGCCTGGCGCTCGTGGTCGACTGCGGTCCCTCCATGAGCCTGTGGCGGGACGAGGTCCACGAGGTGCAGCACGACGTGGTGCGCCTCGGCGCCTTCCGTGACATCCGCCGCTGGAACCTGTTCCCCTCCCCCGACGGGACCACAGTGGGGCTGCGGCCTCATCCCGCCGCGGACCGTCCGGCACGACATCCCCGCGAGGTCGTCGACCCGGCGGGCGACCAGCTGATCCTCGTGCTCAGCGACACGGTGGGGGCGATGTGGCGGTCCGGCGCGGCACACCGGCTGCTGACCGACTGGGCCCGGCACTCCCAGGTGGCCGTGGTCCATCTGCTGCCGGCCGCGCTCTGGAACCGGGTCGGCATGACGCCCAGTCCGACGCTGGTGCACATCCCGCGGTTGGGGCTGCCCAACTCCCAGTGGCAGGTGGCGGATCCGGAGCGCCCCCCTGCGGAGGGCGTCCCGATGGGGGTTCCGGTCCCGGTGGTCGAACTGGAACCGGGGCCGCTGCGGGGCTGGGCGGAGATGACGGCGGGCAGTGGACGGTGGGCCAGGTCATCGGCGTTGCTCCTGCCCGGGGTTCCGACGGGCGCTCCCCCACGCCCCTTCACCAGACGAGCCCCGGTGACCGCGCGGGACACCATCCGCCGGTTCCGTGCCTCGTCCTCTCCGGCGGCCTGGCGACTGGCGGGCCTGCTGTCGGCGCGCTCCACGCTGACCGTGCCGATGGCCCGCCTCGTCCAGCGCGCGTTGCTGCGCGATTCGTCGCGCGGGGATCTGGCCGAGGTCTTCCTCGGGGGCATTCTCCGTCGCGTGGTCGAGCCCGAAGGCGCACACATGGGCGGCCTGTTGACGTTCGAGTTCCAGCCGGAGGTGCGCGAGGCGCTGCTGGGGGCGCAGTTCCGCGACGATGTGGAGGCGGTGCGGGAGCTCGTCCGTGCGGAGGTCACGGCGTATCTGAAGCCGCGGTTCGGCAGTCCTCGCAGCGTCAAGGGGGCGGTGACCGGCGTGGCGGGGCGTGGCGCTGCGGTGCGGGTCGACGGGGAGGCGATCGCCACTGCCTCGCGCGCTGATGTGGCGCGTATGGGGGCCTCCTCGGAAACGGAGGAGGCCGCCGCCGGCTCGACGCCGACACTGGTCATCAGTCATGCCGGGGCGGATCGGGTCTGGGCGGAGTGGGTGGGCCGGCAGTTGGAAAGGGCCGGGTATGCGGTCCGGCTCGCTCTGTGGGATCCGGGGGCGCAGGAAGATCTCGTCGAACAGATGAACGCGTTGTTCCGGGGCGGGCATGCGGTCTTGGCGTTGTTCTCGCCGGCCTATTTCCGTTGGCGTCGGTGGAATGACGCGGAGACGGCGGGGGTGCTGGGTGAGGAGGGTCGTTTCGCTTCCGTGATGGTTGAGGGTGTCCGCAGTCTTTCCGAGGATCTGCGGCGACAGGTACGGGCTTCACTCCACGGCCTCGATGAAGGCGCCGCTGCCGCCGCTGTGGTGACAGCCGCCAAGGGTCTTGTCGCCCGTGCGTTCCCCGCTCCGACCGCCCCTTCGCAACCCGCATTTCCCGACAGCACACCCCGGGTCTGGAGGAATGTACCGCCACGCAACCCCCATTTCGCGGGACGCGAGGAGTTGCTTCGCGAGGTGCGCGAGAACCTCGCTGACGGGCATGGAGGCCGAGCGCATGCTCTGCACGGCATCGTCGGAGTCGGCAAGACCGAGATCGCTTCGGAATACGTGCACCGGTTCGCCAGCCAGTACGAGATCGTCTGGTGGGTCGATGCACAACTCGATCGCTTGCCTCTGCAGTTCGCCGAGTTGGCCCACCGGCTGGTGTCCCCCGCCCCTCTGGACGACAGCATCAAGACCGCCGCTTTGGCGGGGCTCCACCATCTGCGCACCCGGGAACGATGGCTCATCGTCCTGGACAACGCCGACGATCCCGAGCTACTGGACGGCTGGGTCCCGTTCGGAGGCGGGCACGTGCTGATCACCTCCCGCAACCCGTCGTGGCAGGCCCTCGGCAGCGGTAGCGCCGTGGAGGTCCTGCCTCGCGCGGACTCCTGCCGCTGTCTGCAGAGCCTGGACCCCCGCCTCGCCGACGACCAGGCGAGCGCGATCGCGGACACCCTGGGCGACCTCCCGCTGGCCCTCGCTCAAGCAGCCCAGGTCCTCACCGAGGGCATGTCCGCCCGGCAGTACCTCGCACTGATTCGCAAGAACGCGACTCCCGTGATGAAACAGGGAGCGTCCGCTCGCAATCCGGAAACCCTCGTCCGCATCCTGGACACCCTGATCGCAGGGCTGGCCTCGGAACACCCGGAGGCCGCGGACCTCCTACGGCTCACCGCCTACTTCGCGGCCGCGCCGATCCCGCTCGACTGGCTGGGGGCTGTGTCCGGCCAGGTGAGGACTCTCCAACGCCGGGGCCTGGCCGACGGCGACGGCCCACTCCTCCGGATCCACACACTGACCAGGAGGTACCTGCGCCACCGTATAACCAAGACGGAGGCCGCCGAATTGCGCTCCCGCGTCACCACCATCCTGGCGGGAGTCGACCCCGGAGACCCTGACGACCCCGTGTCCTGGACCGGCTGGGCGGTGCTGCAACCCCACCGGACAGGGCGTCCGGCAGCAGACGTGACCGAGCTCTTCGATCGGCCCGGCCCTCTCATCGCCTCCGTCCGCTATCTGCTGCGCACCGGTCAGGTGCGGGAGGCCGTAAAGGTGTGCGCGAAGTTCCACTCCCGCTGCTCAGGCACCCTTGGAGCGGATCACCCCGACACCCTCGCGTGGGTCACATATCTGGCCCGGGCGACCACAATGTCCGGCGCCTGCGAGGAGGGGCGGCAGCTCCACGAGCAGGTCCGTCAACAGCGCATCCGCATCCTGGGCGAGGACCACCCCGACACCCTCACCACCACCCACGACCTGGCCAACGCCCTGATCGCACTCGGGCACTACGCCAAGGCTCGGCGGCTCCACAACGACACGCTCCGCCGCCGCCGACGCGTGCTGGGCGAAGACCATCCCGACACCCTCACCTCCGCCAACAGTCTTGCCAACGCCCTGCGAGGCCTCGGAAAGCAGCCCGAGGCACGCCGCCTCCTGGAGGACACTCTGGAACGCCGCCGCCGCTTGCTCGGCATGCATCACCTCGACACCCTCACCACTGCCAGCAACCTGGCCAACTCCCTGCGGGGCCTGGGCGACCTCGACGAGGCGCGCCGCCTGCACGAGGAAGTCCTCGGCCTGCGCCGCCGAGTGCTGGGGGAGGATCACCCCGCGACGATCGCCTCCGCCCACCATCTGGGCGTCACGCTGTATCGCCTCCAACTCCACGACGACGCCGAGGCGTTACTCAAGGAAACGCTGGAACGCTGTGAACTCACGCTGGGCGCCGATCACCCCAGCACGGCCAGCACCAAGAAGGCCCTCATCACGGTGTTCATGGCGACGGACCGGAGGGACGAGGTCCACGCATTGTTGGGACCGACAGCCAGCCTCACCCCCCCATCCCGGTGA
- a CDS encoding nucleotide sugar dehydrogenase: MRVVVVGQGYVGLPLAIRAAEVGHEVIGYDVDSRRIKSLAAGESFVEDVSSERIRAALDNGSYRASESARDCGGFDVAVVTVPTPLHEGTPDLRYIKESAVTLGRYLRPGATVILESTTYPGTTQELFAPLLEEGSGLAAGTDFHLGYSPERIDPGNAVWGFKETPKVVSGVNEASLKAVEGFYAQLVDTTVPVSSPKEAELAKLLENTFRHVNIALVNEIAMFAHHLDIDVWQAIEAASSKPFGFMKFTPGPGVGGHCLPIDPSYLSWRVQRELGQSFRFVELANDINNHMPEYVTRRITDLFNTRRRSVNGSRVLLLGLAYKKNTGDARESPALRISQLLLDMGAQVRAADPHVVESLPVDARLVRVEPDAEELAAADVVVLLTDHDGFDYELIAEQAPFVLDCRRRLSPGPTIEVL, encoded by the coding sequence ATGCGCGTCGTCGTGGTTGGACAGGGATACGTCGGCCTGCCGCTGGCCATCCGGGCCGCCGAGGTCGGACACGAGGTGATCGGGTACGACGTCGACTCGCGCCGGATCAAGAGCCTCGCCGCGGGTGAGTCGTTCGTGGAGGACGTCTCCTCCGAGCGCATCCGCGCGGCGCTGGACAACGGCAGCTACCGCGCGAGCGAGTCGGCCCGCGACTGCGGCGGTTTCGACGTCGCCGTCGTGACGGTGCCGACCCCACTGCACGAGGGCACCCCCGACCTGCGGTACATCAAGGAGTCGGCGGTCACCCTCGGCCGCTATCTGCGCCCCGGCGCCACGGTGATCCTGGAGTCGACCACCTACCCGGGCACCACCCAGGAGCTGTTCGCGCCGCTCCTGGAGGAGGGTTCGGGTCTCGCCGCGGGCACCGACTTCCATCTCGGGTACAGCCCGGAACGGATCGACCCCGGCAACGCGGTGTGGGGTTTCAAGGAGACGCCGAAGGTCGTCTCGGGCGTGAACGAGGCCTCCCTGAAGGCGGTCGAGGGCTTCTACGCCCAACTCGTCGACACCACCGTGCCGGTGAGCTCGCCCAAGGAGGCGGAGCTCGCCAAGCTCCTCGAGAACACCTTCCGGCATGTGAACATCGCGCTGGTCAACGAGATCGCGATGTTCGCCCACCATCTGGACATCGACGTGTGGCAGGCCATCGAGGCCGCGTCCAGCAAGCCGTTCGGCTTCATGAAGTTCACGCCGGGACCGGGCGTCGGCGGGCACTGCCTGCCCATCGACCCGTCCTATCTGTCCTGGCGGGTGCAGCGCGAACTCGGCCAGAGCTTCCGGTTCGTGGAGCTGGCCAACGACATCAACAATCACATGCCGGAGTACGTGACCCGGCGCATCACCGACCTGTTCAACACCAGACGAAGATCCGTCAACGGCTCCCGCGTCCTGCTGCTCGGACTGGCGTACAAGAAGAACACCGGTGACGCCCGCGAGTCGCCGGCCCTGCGCATCTCCCAACTGCTCCTCGACATGGGGGCCCAGGTCCGAGCCGCCGACCCGCATGTCGTCGAGAGCCTCCCGGTGGACGCCCGGCTGGTCCGGGTCGAGCCGGACGCGGAGGAGCTGGCCGCCGCCGACGTGGTGGTCCTGCTCACCGACCACGACGGCTTCGACTACGAACTCATCGCCGAACAGGCCCCGTTCGTCCTCGACTGCCGTCGCCGCCTGTCCCCCGGCCCCACGATCGAGGTGCTCTGA